A region of the Bacteroidota bacterium genome:
CTTTGGTTTCATAAATATTGATATTAAAAGTCCTATGCCCACAACTACGTCAACTATATTCCACATTTGTCTGCCAAGTGCGATTTTGAAAAACGGTTGAAATAGAAAAGCAAGTCCACCATAAATTATCATTTCTATATGTCTGCCTTGTTGGTGTGTTTGATAGGCTAAAATTGCAAATCCAATTAACCCAGCGAACCTTACAAACTGGTAAAAACCGTAAGGCATATCTGCTAAACACAGAAAAAATAAAATGGCTAATACTATTTTAATGGCGTTATTCATCTTGTTTATTGTTGTCAGCAATACTGATTAAGTCAAACTGCGGTAGCTCAGAAATTTCAAAATATTGGCTTGTGATTTTGTCAAGGAAAGTGTCAGTTATTATGTCGTCTTCCAAATACTGTTCAATATCAGGGAAACGAGCTAATATTTTCTCATCGCTTACATTCAAACGGTGTCGAATATTTTTGAAAAACTTAATTTCTGAATACTCGATTTGTTCGTCTGCATTGATTGTTTGTATTGCAAAATCAATCAAGGTCAGTTCTTCTTGTTCATTAAGTTGCGTTTGCTTTAGCAAGTCAAAATAATATTGAATAAAGGTTTTACCACCATTGTTGATTTTACCAACAAGCAAATTGATTTCTTCTTGAAAGTTGAAATTGGTAAACATTGGAGATTTTTCGCACATTGATTTTATAAGGGAAATTTCCCTATCATCAATATTACCGTCTGCTGCCATACAGCAAAATGCTGTTTTAAGCAAAAGTTTGTCAAAAGTTATTGTGTCCATATTGTTTTCTATTTTGTTATTTAAAACCGATGCGTGGTCTTTCGTTTTTCTGTTCGATGTTTTCTCCGTCCATTTTTGCTTTTATTACTTCGTATTTTTTCAACTCCTGTAATGGCACAGAGGGTTTTGTATTCTTAATTACTTCCTCCAGAATTTTCATTGATATTCTTGACTTAGTTTTCAATGCCAATCTTGATGCTTCATTGACTAAAAGTTCAATGTCTGCCGAAACATAATGTTCTGTTATTTTGGAGAGTTGGTCGTAATCAATACCAAAATCCAATGGACGATTTTTCAAATACAATTCAAACATTGATTTTCTTGCTTCAAAATCGGGTGGGGGCAAATACAATTTCTTGTCTAAGCGACCAGAACGAAGCATTGCTGGGTCAATCATATCAGGGTAGTTAGTTGCACCGATTATGAAAATTCCTTTTTCGCCTGTTCTGTCCATTTGTGCCAACATTTCATTTACTGCACTTTTAGCCATTTCGTGGGCATCACTATCACGGTTTGGCAATAGCTCATTTATTTCATCTATAAAAATGATTGTTGGAGCATTTTTTTCTGCTTCTTCAAACATTTTAGCAATGTTTTCTTGGGTTGCGTTTATGTATCGGCTTTTCAAAGTGCTTGGAGTAGCCAACATAAAATTAAAGCCGACTTCCTCTGCGAAGTGTTTTGCAAAGAATGTTTTTCCGCAACCTGGTGGGCCATATAAAAGCATTCCGTTAGGAATGGTAACACCATATTTTGCGTATTCTTCTGGACTGTGTAGAGCATCAATAACATCTAATTTCAATTGTGCTTTCAACTCATTCATTCCTGCAATAGCATCAAATCCTTTTCCTTTGGCTTTTTTGCTTTGTATTTTCTTTTCGGGCTTGTCGTCTGACTTTACTTTTTGAACCTTGTCAACGTCTTCAACTTCAATCT
Encoded here:
- a CDS encoding TerB family tellurite resistance protein — its product is MDTITFDKLLLKTAFCCMAADGNIDDREISLIKSMCEKSPMFTNFNFQEEINLLVGKINNGGKTFIQYYFDLLKQTQLNEQEELTLIDFAIQTINADEQIEYSEIKFFKNIRHRLNVSDEKILARFPDIEQYLEDDIITDTFLDKITSQYFEISELPQFDLISIADNNKQDE
- a CDS encoding AAA family ATPase: MSNSKGILPKGFSINDKYSVLLFIKQGSNAETYRVKGTDGKLYFLKLFNYSRLHRSAFDSDNNLLEIELLKKAKHENIVSYKDSGEVIYENKKFGYLVLDFIAGETLSEKISREMFNNYYDIQSIISDILKGLNYLHSLPEPIIHNEITPQNIMLDLSSDVPKAKIIDFGFARSFHQSTKAFNKVGLNLNYVASECFNGLYSPQSDIFSVGAVMYQLLFGLPPWFKDVSKFQADRTNAEELVLQERSKPLSFPQIANDFIGYEEQTNLLLKKALSQDTEDRFQSTNEFLQALNGEIEVEDVDKVQKVKSDDKPEKKIQSKKAKGKGFDAIAGMNELKAQLKLDVIDALHSPEEYAKYGVTIPNGMLLYGPPGCGKTFFAKHFAEEVGFNFMLATPSTLKSRYINATQENIAKMFEEAEKNAPTIIFIDEINELLPNRDSDAHEMAKSAVNEMLAQMDRTGEKGIFIIGATNYPDMIDPAMLRSGRLDKKLYLPPPDFEARKSMFELYLKNRPLDFGIDYDQLSKITEHYVSADIELLVNEASRLALKTKSRISMKILEEVIKNTKPSVPLQELKKYEVIKAKMDGENIEQKNERPRIGFK